The genomic interval GTGGACCCTGGTGCTGTGCAACGCCGCGTTCAACCTGGCGTTCGCGGTCTGGATCCTCACCGCCTATTTCTCCGCCATACCCGTGCAGTTGGAGGAGGCAGCGATGATCGACGGACTCGGCCGGGGCGGCGCGCTGCTCCGGGTGACGCTGCCGTTGGCCCTGCCCGGTGTGGTCACCGCGGTCATCTTCACCTTCATCGCCGCGTGGAACGAGTTCGTCATGGGACTGACCCTGTCCACCGTCCCGGAGAGCCAGCCCCTGACCGTCGGCATCAACAGCTTCATCGGCAACTACACCGTGCAGTGGAACTACCTGTTCGCCGCGTCCGTGATCGCGATCGTGCCCGTCGTGGTGCTCTTCGCCTTCATCGAACGCCATGTGGTGTCCGGTCTGACCGCCGGCGCGGTGAAGTAGCCGGCCGGCCGCGCCGTGTCCCCCCTCCCCCGTTCCTGAAGGAGCACATCGCCTTGTCCGCCATCAGTTCGTCCCGCACCTCGGCCGAGATCGCCTCCCAGCCCACCGTGTGGCGTCAGGCCGCCGCGTCCCTGCCGCGCCAGGCCGGGGCCCTGCCGAAGCGGGGCGAGCGCGTCGCCGTCGTCGGCTGCGGCACCTCCTGGTTCATGGCCCAGTCCTACGCGGTCCTGCGCGAGACCGGCGGCCACGGGGAGACCGACGCCTTCGCCGCCTCGGAGTTCCCCGCCGGCCGGCGGTACGACCGGATCCTCGCCATCACCCGGTCCGGCACCACCACCGAGGTGCTCGACCTGCTGCACCGGCTCAAGGGCACCGTGGCCACCGGCGCCGTCACCGCCGACCCGGACACCCCGGTCATGCGGGCGGCCGACGCCGTCGCCGTCCTGGACTTCGCGGACGAGGAGTCCGTCGTCCAGACCCGGTTCGCCACCGCCAACCTGGCGCTGCTACGCGCCCATCTGGAGTCGGAGGACGCCCTGCCCCCGGACGTCCTGCCGCTGGAGGCGGCCATCCGGGACGCCGAGCGGGCCGTGGACGTGACGCTCGACGGGGTCGTGCTCGGTGCGGAGCAGTTCACGTTCCTCGGCACGGGCTGGACGTGCGGGCTGGCGCTGGAGGCCGCGCTGAAGATGCGGGAGGCTGCAGGCGCCTGGACGGAGGCGTACCCGGCGATGGAGTACCGTCACGGCCCGATCAGCATCACCGGCCCCGGGCGCGTGGCGTGGGCGTTCGGCCGGCTTCCGGAGGGGCTGGCCGACGACGTCGACCGGGTCGGCGGCGCCCTGGTCGCGGACTCCACCGGCACGGCCGGAAGCCTGGACCCGCTCGCCGATCTGGTCCGCGCCCAGCGCCTGGCCGTGGCCTGCGCGGAGGCACGCGGGTACGACCCGGACCGGCCCCGCAACCTCACGCGGTCCGTCGTCCTGCAGGACGG from Streptomyces sp. DH-12 carries:
- a CDS encoding sugar isomerase, producing the protein MSAISSSRTSAEIASQPTVWRQAAASLPRQAGALPKRGERVAVVGCGTSWFMAQSYAVLRETGGHGETDAFAASEFPAGRRYDRILAITRSGTTTEVLDLLHRLKGTVATGAVTADPDTPVMRAADAVAVLDFADEESVVQTRFATANLALLRAHLESEDALPPDVLPLEAAIRDAERAVDVTLDGVVLGAEQFTFLGTGWTCGLALEAALKMREAAGAWTEAYPAMEYRHGPISITGPGRVAWAFGRLPEGLADDVDRVGGALVADSTGTAGSLDPLADLVRAQRLAVACAEARGYDPDRPRNLTRSVVLQDGRA